CTAGCAGAAATGAGACTTTGTTTACAAACAACCCGCCCCCGTGAACACTTACGAGCGCAAATCATTAGAGATGACTTGGCTCAGCTTTTATGGGAAACGGGTCATTATGAAGAGGCCATCGAGCACCTTTTACCTATAACAAGATGGGTGAGCTGATAAAGGTGATGGTCGTTTGGATACCCGCCTTCACTATTTTTGCTGATATACAATCACCTGCGGCCCATAATGTTGTTCAGTGGTTGACAAAATTGCGCAAGCGCTATGACAATTTTGACACGTCTCTATGGGCGCTGTTCCCTTACGGAGACACGCTGCTTTATGAGCTGACGGGCCAAGCCTACACCTTCTACCGTGATGCACCACTGGACCTACCCGAACAGATTTTGGCGTTGCTGGATAAAGAGGAAGAAGCCGCAGCTTAGTCCCGCAAGAACAGAAGCAGTTCGCGCTCGAAGACCTTGCTGGCTTCACGGGGCAGCCAGTGGCCGCAGCGCGGCACCAGGTGGAGCTCAGCGCCGGGGATGAGCCGGGCCGCCCGCCTCGAGCGCGAGGCGGGCACGATCAAGTCGCGCGCGCCGTGCAACAGCAGGGTGGGCGCGGCCACGTCGCCGAGCCGGTCGGCGTAGTTCGTGGTCAGCCGGCGCCAACCGACCTCGCCGCGGATCCAGCGCATAAAGGCGCGCTCGACCTCCGGCGACCTGAGCTGTTCGTAGACCTCGTGGACGAGCGCGGGGGTGACCTTGCGCCGGTCGGCGAAGACAAAGACTTTCAAAAAGACGCTCAAGAGGCGCCTGCTGAGCTTGAGCCCACCCCAAAAGGTGGTGGCGAGCCGCGGCGCCTTGAGGGCCAAGAAGGGCAGAAAGGGCACGTGGACCTCGTTGCCGAGGCCATAGGCGTCGATGAGTACGAGCTTGTGGACGCGCCCCGGGTGCTCGAGCGCGAAGCCGAGCGCCGCGCCGCCGCCCATCGAGAAGCCGGCCAGGTGGACGCGTTCCAAGCCCATGGCGTCCACGAAGCGCTCCAAGAAGCTCACGTAGTCGGGGATGCCCAAGGCGTGAGGCGGCCGCTCGCTCTTGCCGTAGCCGGGCCAGTCGGGGGCGATCACGCGGTAGTCTCGCGCCAGCCCCGGCAGGCTGGGCCCGTAGGATAGGAGGCTCGAGTCGATGGCGGAGCCGTGCAGCAAGACGAGCGGCGTACCTTTGCCGGCCTCGAGGTAGTGCGCCCGCAGGTCGCCGACGAGGAGGTGGTGGCCCTTCAAGACTCAGTGACCGGCTCGAGGCGCGCCAAGAGCGCCGATGTCGCCTCGTAGCCGAGTGCTACGGCCTCGTCGAGGCGGTCGAAGTCCTGGATGCGAAAGTCGTGATCCAAGCCCGGTTTGACCAGCAGGTCGGGCGGACAGGCGGCGTAGCGCATCTGGGTGACGTGGTTTTGGGTGATGACGTAGGCCTTGTCGAGCAGGTCCAGAAAGAGGGGAACGCGCTTCCTTCTGAGCGGTGTGCTGATTCTCTGCCAGAGGTTGCGGTTTTCGTGCAGGTCGACCGCGCGCTTTTCCGACAGGCTCACGTCCACGGCGACCACGGGCGCAGCCGTTCGCGCTCTCACCAGATCGACGGGCACCAGGTTCAAGACGCCGCCGTCGATGAGGTAACGGCCGCCGATGCAAACCGGGCTGAACAGGCCCGGAAAGGCGTTGCTGGCGCAGACCGCCGGGAGCAGCTCGCCCGAGTCGAGGACGACCGCCTCGCCCTCCTGGAGGTCCACTGCCGCAACGACGAAAGGAATGCCGAGCCCCTCGAAGGTCGCGGGCAGGTGCGGGCGGAGCAGGTCCTTGATGGGATCCTGGCTCATCAGGCCGAAGCGGCCCCTCAAGTTGAGAAAGCTGCCGTAGTCGGCGCCTTTGACGATCGCGTGAATCTGTTCGGCGCTCGAGCCCGCCGCCGAGAGCGCGCCGATAAAGGCGGCGGTCGAGCAGGCGCTGATGGCGACCACCCTATGTCCGGCCTCCTCGAGCGCCCTGAGCGCGCCTATCTGCGCAAAGCAGCGCGCCCCGCCGCCGCCTAGAGCCAGTCCGATCTCCATACCTCAGTATCGCCCGAGGGCGCGTGGCAGTTTGTGCTCTCTCGTGGGTTCATCACGGGGTCTTGCGCTGAGATCAATCGCCTTGAGCCTTTTGTGGGCGCGAACGGCGCGCCCACCAGGGCGTGGACTGAGCTTTCCCAAACCCTGACAAGGGTCGCCTGGGCAGTAGATCATGGCGAACGTGCTGACGGTGAGGTTGTTCTCGAGATTGCCAGTCGCTGGACCGGTGGGCTTGCCGAGGCGCTCGGGAAAAGGCCGATGCCGGGTTTGCCGGCTGGGTAGGTGATCATATTGAAGCGACCAACGACCCCCGCTTCGAACGCTACTGGCAGCTGATGGCGATTCTAAAGGCAGTATGACGACAGCCAGGCTCGAGCCGGCCAGTGGCTGTTAGAAAGCCTGCGCCATTGGCAAAGAGAGCAGGGACAAGGAAACGAGCCGCTCTCTGACGGTGCGAGTCAACGTAGTGATGGCAGAAGCTGACAGAGCCCAAGTCCACCACGGTGCAAGATAATGACGGTGCAAGATAACGGTGCCAGGTCAGGGCCGACGCACCTTAATCGTAAGCCGCAGGGTGACATCACCTTTGCTTCGCACAAGGAACTGCGCCTAGCACACCAAAAGACCTTTGAACCGAAGAGGCGAGGATGCTGTGCAGTGACCTAGAGGTCAGATCATAAAGATACGACCTCCAAAGCACCTCGGTATTCTGCGTCCTGGAGGCAGGTTTGAGCACTCGGAATTAGATGCGTCAGCCCTGGCCAAAGAACAAGAAATATGGCATTCATGCTGTTTTTCGTGGTAGAATTGCTGGAGGTGATAGCGTGACCCTCCAGCGACTCGGTGAGATCGACGACCGCCAGATCCGCGCGGTCAGAGAAGGCCTGGCCTACGAGACCTTCATCCTCTTGCGCGACGCCCTGAGGGTGAGCACCGAGGACCTCGCGGCGCTCCTCGGCATCCCTAGGCGCACCCTCAGCAAACGCCAGCATGAAGGCGGCTTCACCGTGAACGAGAGCAACGCCCTCAGCCGCGTCGCGCGCATCCACCGCGAAGCCGTCCAATTTTTCGGTGACGAGGATGACGCCAGGGCTTGGCTTAAGACCACCCTGCCCACCCTGGGCGCCACCCCCCTCAGCCTGCTCGACACCGACCCCGGCGCGGAAGCGGTAAGCGTCCTCCTCAGGCAACTCGCCTGGGGGCTCTACCCTTGATCACCGCCTGGCGGCTAACCAGGGACCTCTACCACGACCAAGCGATGACCGGCAGCGGCGGGCTCTTCGCGCCAGGCCGCTGGCACACCCAAGGAAAGCGCATCATCTACAGCTCGAGCAGCCTGGCGCTCGCCACCCTCGAGCTGTTCGTGAACCTGCAGAACAAAAACCAGCTCGCGCGTTACGTCAAAACCCGCATCCTCATCCCCGAACCCCTAGTGACGGCGCTAGCGGACGAAGGCCTCGAGACCTTCGTGCGTGACCCCGAGGGTTTCGATAGCCGCGCTTACGGCGACCTGTGGCTGGAGGGGCAAAGGAGCTGCGTACTGGCGGTTCCCAGCCGCGTGGTGATGGAGGAAACGAACTACCTCATCAACCCCCTACACCCGGCGTTTGCGGAGATCACCGCAACCACCGAGCCTTACCGTGTGGATGAACGGTTGCTTTCGCGCTCTCACCAGATCGACGGGCACCAGGTTCAAGACGCCGCCGCAGCGCGCCCCGCCGCCGCCTAGAGCCAGTCCGATCTCCATACCTCAGTATCGCCCGAGGGCGCGTGGCAGTTTGTGCTCTCTCGTGGGTTTATCACGGGGTCTTGCGCTAAGCCGTCTCAAAGGGCGCCAGCGCCAGCCGCAGTACCTGGCGCGGGCCGCTCCGCTTCGGGCGGTAGCGTGCCAACACCTCTTCAAGGTCTCTGCTGAGCGCGTTCACATCCTCCGGGCCGAGGTAATATCTCGTGTCCCAGATGTTGATGATGCCCCTGACGTGGTAGTCGGAGGCACCTTGGGCAGTTTCAGGTCCCGCGCTCAGGTCGTAGACGAGCAGCCCCTCTTTGTGCTTGTAGAGCTCGAGGCCCCAGGTCCGAGCGCCCTGCTGATCTTGCTCGAGCGCGCGCGCTATGCCCCTCAACAGCCGGGGTTGCCAGTGCTCGTCGTGCAGCCTGACAAAGGCCGTGAGGTCGTCTACCGGCGCATGCCGGAAGGGCACGAAAAAGCGCTCCGCGCTCGTCCGGTAGAGCTTGAGCGCGCGGCCCCGGCGGACCTGCTCGCGCGCCACCTTGACGATACCCAGGTCGAGAAGGCGCCTGACGCGGTAAAAGGCGGTGCCGGGGTCTAAGTCGAGCTGCCGCGCCGCCTCGCCGACGCTCGCCTCCGCGCCAAAGAAGGGCTTGAGCATCTGGCTGTAGTGGGGCTCGAGGAGAAGTGCTGCGGCCTTGGGATCGTCGATGACCAGGGCGCCGCTACTCGAGGAAGGCTCTTTCATCTCGAGTAGCTTACACCTTAACCTGGCAGCAATGACCAAGCTGCGAGCTGACCTTAAAGTAAATTTTAACAATTCTTAAGATAGCTGAGCTACATGAACCAGAATGTAAAAGATAACTTTACACAAACCGAGAAAAGCCGTATACTCGCTTACTCATGAACGGGAGGGGCAACGAGGCATGACATCAGCTAAGCGCCCGGCGGGAATGACCAGCTTTACCTTCGTCTGGTTCGGACAGGTGGTGTCGTTGCTCGGCACCAGCATGACCGGCTTCGCCCTCAGCATCTGGGCCTGGCAGGAGACCGGCCTGGCGACGGCGCTTGCCCTGGTCGGCTTTTTCCGCTTCGGCCCCGCGGTGCTCCTGAGCCCGCTCGCCGGCGCGCTGGTCGACAGGTGGAACCGCAAGCTGGTGATGATGCTCTCGGACATGGGCGCGGGGCTTTCGACGGCGGCCGTCTTGGTCCTTTATCTGAGCGGCAACCTGGAAATCTGGCATCTCTACCTCACGGGCGCGGTCGCCGGAGCCTTCAGCGCCTTTCACTTTCCGGCCTACTCCGCCGCCGTCACCATGATGGTTTCCAAGAGACATTATGCCAGAGCGAGCGGCATGCTCTCGCTGGCCGAGTCGGCCTCGGCCATCGCCGCGCCACTGCTCGCGGGCGTGCTGCTCGGCCCTGTCGGCCTGGTGGGGATTCTCGTGCTGGACCTCATCGCCTTGGCGACCGCGCTCGTCATCCTGCTCGTCGTGCATATTCCTCAGCCCAGGAGGAGCGAGGCGGGAGGTGAGGGGCGGGGCAGCCTGCTCAAGGAGTCGCTCTACGGCTTCCGTTACATCCTCGCCCGCCCCAGCCTGCTCGGCCTGCAACTGGTCTTCTTTTGCATCAACCTGACGAGCACCTTCGGCAACACCGTGCTCGCCGCCATGATCCTCTCGCGGACGGGCAACGACGAGTTGGCCTTGGGCAGCGTGCTCTCGGCCGGCGGCGTCGGCGGGGTGGCCGGCGGGCTCTTGCTCAGTCTCTGGGGCGGGCCCAGGCGGCGCGTTCACGGCGTGCTCCTGGGCATGGTCTTCGGCAGCCTGCTGGGACAAGTGCTCATGGGCCTTGGAGGGAGCCTGCCGATGTGGATGCTCGCCAGCTTTCTCTTCGTCTTTTTCATTCCCATCCTGAACGGCTCGAACCAGGCGATCTGGCAGGCCAAGGTGGCGCCGGACGTGCAGGGGCGGGTCTTCGCCACCCGGCGCCTCATCGCCCAGATCACGATTCCACTGGCGATGCTCATGGCGGGGCCGCTGGCCGACCGCGTCTTCGAGCCGGCGATGATGCCGGGAGGCGCCCTAGCGGCCGCCTTTGGCCCGCTCGTCGGCACCGGGCCGGGCGCGGGCATGGCGCTGATGTTCGTTGTGGCGGGCCTCTTTGGCGCGGCGGTGGGTCTGGGCGCCTACCTCTTCTCGGCGGTGCGCAACGCCGAGGACATCTTGCCGGACCATGAGGAGGCGGCGGAGTCGGCCGAAGGGCCCGGCAAGGCCGAGGCGGCGGGAGCTCGAGGCTGACGCCTTCCAGCTTCCTGCCGCCCGAGCCTGCATCTGCCGAGCCTGCATCTGCCCGAGCCTGCATCTGCCGAGCCTCGAGCCGGATTGCAGCTCGCTCAGAGTTCCGCCTCCTCCCTCGCCCGGCGCAACACCTGCGCGGGGTCGGGGCGCAGACCGAAGCGCCCAAAGGACTTGCACAAGGACCGCGCGTCGCGCTCTAGAAGCGCCCAGGCACTGGGGTTGTCCTTGAGGGTCACCACCTGCGGAAAGTCGATGGCGATGACGCTGCCCCGCCACCACAACAGGTTGAAGGTCGAGTAGTCGCCGTGGACGCGGCCCAGCTTCAGCATCTGGATGAAGATCCTGACGCTCTGCTCGAGGGCGTCTTCGGCCTGGTAGGGCGCGAGTTGCACCTCGGAGAGGCGCGGGGCGGGGCCGCCTTCGTCGCCGATAAAGGTCATCAGGACAACGGCGCCGACTTGCGCGACCGGTTCCGGCACGGGAATCCCGGCTTGGTAGAAGGTCTGGAGCTGCCCGTACTCCTCGGCGATCCAGAGCGCCTGCTGCGCGCTCAAGCCGGTTTCGGAGCGCTGGTCGATAGCCCGCTGCAGGCGCTGGTCGCCGATAAAGCGCCCCTCGCGGTAGACGCGATCAACGCGAAATGAGCGAATCCTGATGTCGGTGTAGATCTTGGCGGCGAGCAGCCCCTTGGGGCCCTCGGCGACGTAGACGGTCGCCTCCTTGCCGCTCTTGAGCTGTCCGACGAGGTCGGTTATCAGGCCCCGCTCGTAAAGGGCCTGGAGGCCGGGGTCGCTGAAGAGGGCGACGCTCGAGCCCTTGTCGTCCTCGGCGGCGAGGTCGTAGACCGAGCGGCGGCCGGCCGGTTTGCGGCGGTCTTTGCGCTTGCTGAAGCTTTCAAAGCTGTCCTCGAGGTCAAAATCACCAGAGTGGTTCAAGTATCTTCTCCATGATGCGTGGCTGGGGTGAGGTCGCGTTTCACCTCCTGGAGAAAGGCGACCATGCCTGGCAGCACGGCGGCGCGGCAGGCGACCCGAAGGCCGGGCGCTTGACCCTTTGGAGTTTGACTCAGAGACTTGAATTGACTAAGAGACTTGAATCAGGATTGGCTGGAAAGGGCGGAGCGCCGCGCGGACTGCACGGTTGGATTAAGGATTCTCTCAATCATCGACACCACCCCTTTCCTAAGACCTGCTCAGTATGCGCCGGACGCGCTCGTCTGTCAAGTACCCGTCAAGCCTCCGGGGTCCCCTTGGCTCGAGCCTTCACCTCGCGCAAGACCTCTAGGAGCTCGGCCTCGATTCCAAAGCTCCGAAACGACTTGAGCAGCGACTGCACGTCGCGCTCCAAGAGCTCCCCCGCATGCTTGCTCTCCTTCAGCTTGACCATCTGCGGCAGGTCGATGACGACGACGCTACCCTGCCACCAGAGCAGGTTGAAGGTCGAGTAGTCGCCGTGGACCAGGCCGAGCCTCAGCATGGCGGCGAGGTGGCTCAGGCTCTGCTCAAAGGCGTCCGCGGCCTCCGCCGCCGAGAGTTGCGCGTCGGCGAGGCGCGGGGCGGGGTGCTCGTCGCCGATATAGCCCATCAGGATGACGCTGCCCTCGTGGGCGACGGGCCTGGGCACCAAGATGCCGGCCCGGTGCAGGGTCTGGAGAGCGCGGAACTCGTCTTCGACCCAGAGGATGTGCTCGGCAGGCAGACCGGTGCGGCCGGCCTGCTGCATCGCCTTCTTGAAGCGGCCCCTCGAGACGAAGCGGCCCTCGCGGTAGATCTCGTCGCGCCTAAAGGTGCGCGCCCTGGGGTCGGCGTAGATCTTGGCGGCCAGCTTGCCCTTCGGCCCTTCGGCCGCGTAGACGGTCGCCTCCTTGCCGCTCTGCATCTGCCAAAGGAGCTCGCTCAGGACGCCGCGCTCGAAGAGGGTTTGCAAATCGGGGTCGTCGAACTTGACCTTGGCCCCGTCGCCCTTGGTCCCGTCGCCCTTGGTCCCGTCGCCCTTGCCGACCAGTTCCTTGACCCGGCGCGTGACCTTGGGCTTGCGTTTGCCCTTGCGCTGCGTGAACTTTTCATCCCCAAACTCGTCGTAATCGCTCAAACAGGTCTCCTCCAGCCTTCTTGTACAGTATGCACGACGCCGCGCCTTGGGGACAGGCCTCTGCCGAGAGAGACGTTTTTCATCCGCTGCCTTGGCACCTTCGCTATGCTGGTCTAGGGAGAAGACATGACACAACGGTTTTTGAGCCTGGTCCTTTTCTTGCTCGGCTTTGCCGCCGCGCAGGCGGACTACACCGTGCAGCCGGGCGACACCCTCTACCGCATCGCCACGGCGCACGGGCTCACGGCGGCCGAACTCGCGCGGTTCAATGCGCTGACCGACCCCGACCGCTTGAGGGTCGGCCAGGTCTTGAGGCTGCCGGGGGCGCCCCAGCCAAGCGCCTTTCAAGCGCCTTTCAGCGCCATCCGCCTCGAGCCGGAGACGCCCGTGCAGGGCCGGAGCTTCGGGCTCCGGGTCGCGCTCGAGAGCCCCGTCACCCTGAGCGCCCGCTTTCTCGACTGGGACTATGAGCTCTCGCCGTCTTCTACGGGCGCGCAGGGGGTTCTGGCGGTGCCCGCCTTGCAGGAGCCGGGCGTCTATCCCCTGGTCCTGCGCGCCCCGGGCGGCGAATCGCTCACCGTTTTAGTCAGGGTGGTGATCGGCGACTACCGCCGCGAGAGCATCACCCTGCCGCCGGAGAGCGCCACCCTCTTGCAGCGCGACCTCATCCGTGACGAGCTGGCCTACGTTCGCTCGCACTGCCGCACCTTCGAGGGGACGCCGCGCTGGTCGGGCGCCTTTCGCTATCCGCTCGACAACCCCGTCTTGACCTCGGGTTTCGGCACGAGGCGCTCCTACAACGGCGGTCCCTACACCTCGTATCACGAGGGCCTCGACTTTCGCGGCGACGCCTCCACGCCCGTCTACGCCGCCGCCGCCGGTAAGGTCGTTATCGCCGAGAGGCTCACGGTGCGCGGCAACGCGGTCTACCTGCTGCACGGCTTGAGCGTCTGCACGGGCTATATGCACCTGGACCGCCTCGAGGTCGTTCCCGGTCAGGAGGTCGGGCAGGGCGAACTGCTCGGTTACGTGGGCATGACGGGCCTGGCGACGGGACCGCACCTGCACTGGGAGGTGCGGGTGCGCGAGATCCCCGTGGACCCGGGCCCCTGGGTGGATGCGCCGCCCTTTGGCGATTAGGGCGAGGACCGGGGCGAGGGCTGGGGCGATGATGAGCAGACGTTCATGCGGCGTCACGTCCGACTCGGCTCCCAGGGCTTAGCCTGGGGGGATGGACACCCGGTTCCTGGACACCCGGTTTCTCGACCTCTTCGCCGACCCACAGACGCGGCCCGCGGTGATCGGGCTCTACACGCTCCTCGTCGGCCTCTTGGGGTTGATGGTCGGCTTCATAGCGGCCTACTTCGCGCAGGAGGCCGCGGCCCGGCGCAGAGGGCGTGAGGCGCGAGAGCTCCAAGGCTGGCGCCGCCGCCAGGACCTCTTCGACGAGGCGCTCAGCCGGCTCAAGCAGTGGAACTACTACAGCCTCTACGACCCCAAGATGCAGCCGGGCGAGCTCGCCCGGCTGCATGACCGGCTCTTTCACGTCTATGACCGCCTGCTCGAGATAGAGCCGCTGCTCGCGCCCTATCCCGCCATCTCGGCGAAGTACAAGGAAGTGGTGGCGCTCTGCCTGGACGCGGGCCTGCGCGCGCGCGAGTATAGCCCGGGGGAGCGCGAGGACATCGCCGGCAGCGTCGACGTGATGATTTTGGAACTCGCCACGCTCATGCGCAAGGAGACGCGGCAGGCGCGGCGCTAGCGTCTAAGACCACTCGAGCCCGCCCGAGACGACATCGTTGAAATGCTGCCGGATATCGTCCTCGAGCTCACTCTCGTCTACCTCCGCGCTGAACCGCACCATCACCAGTGTCGTCTCGCGCGTGAGCGTTTCGACCGGGTACTGCGTTTCCAAAAACGTGACCATCTCTTGCACGTCCTCGCCCAGCGCGTTGGCGGCGAGTTGAACGACGAGCGTCTTAGCCATGGTTGCCTCCTGCTATGCTACCCGATTTTTCAGCACTACCAGCACGTCGCGGCTCGCGTATTACTCGTCCTCGGCGCTGTCGAAGGCCAACCTGGGTTGCATGCCGTCGCCCCGTCCCGGCGCCGCGCGTTCACTCGTCTCGGGCGCGGGCAGTTCGGCCGCGGCGAAGACCGGGCCGCTCACCACCTCTTCCAGCTTCGCCGCCAGCTCCGGCCACAGCCCCACGGTCGCCTCGAGCACCCACAGCAGCTCGAGCAGTTCCCTCGTCAACTCCGCCGTCCAGCGTTCCGGCCGGATAGCGTCAAGGGGTGAGGAAGACCGCCCGCTCCGCTCGCGCATCCGGTAGCCGAGCCAGCTCCTGAGCACCTCGAGCCCCGACACCGAAAAGCCCCACACCTCCGCCTCCACCGGCGCGAACGCGCCCGCGCCCACGTGCAGCGTCCTCGTCCGCGGGTCGTAGGAAAAGTCGTTAGGATAGCCCTCCGAGTCGGCGGGCACCGCGACGGCGTTGCGCGCCGCGCCTCTGGGAATGCTCCCGCCCATGCGCTCGCCGTAAGTGTGCCAGCCGATGAGAGTGCGCCCCAAGCCCGCCACCTCATCAAACAGCGCGGCGTCTTTTGTGACCGGCAGGCGCGGCCCCGGCAAGGTCAGCTCTTCGGAGAAACTCTCGACGTAGCTGGGCGAGGCGAGAACGCCGTAGGCGTAGGCGAAAAAATCCTCGGGCGAAACGGGCTTGCCGTAGCTGCTCGAGAGCACGTCCAGCAGCCCCGCCGTGATGTTGGGCTGGGTAGCCTCGGCGTCGCGCCAGAGGGGGATGAGGTGCTTACCGCCAAAGGAACCGCGAAAGTGATGAAGGTCAGGAACATGGGCGGAAATGGTTGCCGCCGGTCCAAGTCCTAGAACCTCGGTGAGAAAACTTATGAGGAAAACCTGCTTGGGGCTGTAACTATGCCAAAGCCCTGGGGATGGACGGTCAATAAGGCGTCCATCAGCGAGAATCCATTGACGGTCTAATGTTCGGTAACCATAACGCGCTATTTTCGGAAAGGGGCTATTGGCTGTCACGGATGCAATGGACTCGTCAGAAGTGGGCTGAGGTAGGTTTTGAGGTGCGCGCTGTGCCGCTTTGCGTCCTGTTGGGGAATCCTTGAAGAGTGCTGCGCGTTCCTTGTTGTTTGAGCTGACAAGTCTCTCCCACCGTCGCTGTAGCACTTCTTTATCTGGTGCAAACGGCCAAGTTCGACCAATTTTGACGCCGCCAAGCTGCAGGGGAAAAAGGTCGGTCAGCAGCGGCCAAGCGTAGTAGTCG
This DNA window, taken from Deinococcota bacterium, encodes the following:
- a CDS encoding serine protein kinase RIO — translated: MNHSGDFDLEDSFESFSKRKDRRKPAGRRSVYDLAAEDDKGSSVALFSDPGLQALYERGLITDLVGQLKSGKEATVYVAEGPKGLLAAKIYTDIRIRSFRVDRVYREGRFIGDQRLQRAIDQRSETGLSAQQALWIAEEYGQLQTFYQAGIPVPEPVAQVGAVVLMTFIGDEGGPAPRLSEVQLAPYQAEDALEQSVRIFIQMLKLGRVHGDYSTFNLLWWRGSVIAIDFPQVVTLKDNPSAWALLERDARSLCKSFGRFGLRPDPAQVLRRAREEAEL
- a CDS encoding alpha/beta fold hydrolase; the encoded protein is MKGHHLLVGDLRAHYLEAGKGTPLVLLHGSAIDSSLLSYGPSLPGLARDYRVIAPDWPGYGKSERPPHALGIPDYVSFLERFVDAMGLERVHLAGFSMGGGAALGFALEHPGRVHKLVLIDAYGLGNEVHVPFLPFLALKAPRLATTFWGGLKLSRRLLSVFLKVFVFADRRKVTPALVHEVYEQLRSPEVERAFMRWIRGEVGWRRLTTNYADRLGDVAAPTLLLHGARDLIVPASRSRRAARLIPGAELHLVPRCGHWLPREASKVFERELLLFLRD
- a CDS encoding patatin-like phospholipase family protein, giving the protein MEIGLALGGGGARCFAQIGALRALEEAGHRVVAISACSTAAFIGALSAAGSSAEQIHAIVKGADYGSFLNLRGRFGLMSQDPIKDLLRPHLPATFEGLGIPFVVAAVDLQEGEAVVLDSGELLPAVCASNAFPGLFSPVCIGGRYLIDGGVLNLVPVDLVRARTAAPVVAVDVSLSEKRAVDLHENRNLWQRISTPLRRKRVPLFLDLLDKAYVITQNHVTQMRYAACPPDLLVKPGLDHDFRIQDFDRLDEAVALGYEATSALLARLEPVTES
- a CDS encoding phosphotransferase, producing MSDYDEFGDEKFTQRKGKRKPKVTRRVKELVGKGDGTKGDGTKGDGAKVKFDDPDLQTLFERGVLSELLWQMQSGKEATVYAAEGPKGKLAAKIYADPRARTFRRDEIYREGRFVSRGRFKKAMQQAGRTGLPAEHILWVEDEFRALQTLHRAGILVPRPVAHEGSVILMGYIGDEHPAPRLADAQLSAAEAADAFEQSLSHLAAMLRLGLVHGDYSTFNLLWWQGSVVVIDLPQMVKLKESKHAGELLERDVQSLLKSFRSFGIEAELLEVLREVKARAKGTPEA
- a CDS encoding M23 family metallopeptidase, giving the protein MTQRFLSLVLFLLGFAAAQADYTVQPGDTLYRIATAHGLTAAELARFNALTDPDRLRVGQVLRLPGAPQPSAFQAPFSAIRLEPETPVQGRSFGLRVALESPVTLSARFLDWDYELSPSSTGAQGVLAVPALQEPGVYPLVLRAPGGESLTVLVRVVIGDYRRESITLPPESATLLQRDLIRDELAYVRSHCRTFEGTPRWSGAFRYPLDNPVLTSGFGTRRSYNGGPYTSYHEGLDFRGDASTPVYAAAAGKVVIAERLTVRGNAVYLLHGLSVCTGYMHLDRLEVVPGQEVGQGELLGYVGMTGLATGPHLHWEVRVREIPVDPGPWVDAPPFGD
- a CDS encoding MFS transporter — encoded protein: MTSAKRPAGMTSFTFVWFGQVVSLLGTSMTGFALSIWAWQETGLATALALVGFFRFGPAVLLSPLAGALVDRWNRKLVMMLSDMGAGLSTAAVLVLYLSGNLEIWHLYLTGAVAGAFSAFHFPAYSAAVTMMVSKRHYARASGMLSLAESASAIAAPLLAGVLLGPVGLVGILVLDLIALATALVILLVVHIPQPRRSEAGGEGRGSLLKESLYGFRYILARPSLLGLQLVFFCINLTSTFGNTVLAAMILSRTGNDELALGSVLSAGGVGGVAGGLLLSLWGGPRRRVHGVLLGMVFGSLLGQVLMGLGGSLPMWMLASFLFVFFIPILNGSNQAIWQAKVAPDVQGRVFATRRLIAQITIPLAMLMAGPLADRVFEPAMMPGGALAAAFGPLVGTGPGAGMALMFVVAGLFGAAVGLGAYLFSAVRNAEDILPDHEEAAESAEGPGKAEAAGARG
- a CDS encoding RES family NAD+ phosphorylase, which translates into the protein MITAWRLTRDLYHDQAMTGSGGLFAPGRWHTQGKRIIYSSSSLALATLELFVNLQNKNQLARYVKTRILIPEPLVTALADEGLETFVRDPEGFDSRAYGDLWLEGQRSCVLAVPSRVVMEETNYLINPLHPAFAEITATTEPYRVDERLLSRSHQIDGHQVQDAAAARPAAA
- a CDS encoding DUF2384 domain-containing protein, whose translation is MTLQRLGEIDDRQIRAVREGLAYETFILLRDALRVSTEDLAALLGIPRRTLSKRQHEGGFTVNESNALSRVARIHREAVQFFGDEDDARAWLKTTLPTLGATPLSLLDTDPGAEAVSVLLRQLAWGLYP